A single genomic interval of Asinibacterium sp. OR53 harbors:
- a CDS encoding superoxide dismutase translates to MKKNTSSRRDFIKVTGQAGVAAGLSMTILPSLVKAENEFLADSAFTQHALPYAYNALEPVIDAMTMEIHYSKHAAGYAKNLAEACAAEKVNTNTEKLEDLLRHISKYSTKMRNNGGGHYNHELFWQCMRPGTAAKPEGKLAAAIDRSFGSFETFKTQFSDAGKNRFGSGWAWLVQTPDHHLVVTSTPNQDNPLMDISEVKGTPLLGLDVWEHAYYLKYQNKRPDYINNWWNLVNWDFVAKRMM, encoded by the coding sequence ATGAAAAAAAATACATCGAGCCGTCGCGACTTTATTAAAGTCACCGGCCAAGCTGGCGTTGCCGCAGGTTTATCCATGACCATTCTTCCTTCACTGGTAAAAGCAGAAAACGAATTTCTGGCAGACAGTGCTTTCACTCAACATGCGCTCCCATATGCCTATAATGCACTGGAGCCTGTTATCGATGCCATGACCATGGAAATACATTACAGCAAGCATGCCGCCGGTTATGCCAAGAACCTGGCAGAAGCCTGTGCAGCAGAGAAAGTAAATACCAACACCGAGAAACTGGAAGATCTCTTGCGACATATTTCTAAATATTCCACCAAGATGCGTAACAACGGCGGCGGACATTATAACCATGAATTGTTCTGGCAATGCATGAGACCGGGAACCGCTGCTAAGCCCGAAGGAAAACTGGCAGCAGCCATCGATCGCTCATTCGGTTCTTTCGAAACATTTAAAACACAGTTCTCCGATGCAGGTAAAAACCGTTTTGGAAGCGGCTGGGCCTGGCTGGTGCAAACACCCGATCATCACCTCGTGGTTACTTCTACTCCCAACCAGGATAACCCCCTGATGGACATCAGCGAAGTAAAAGGAACACCGCTGCTGGGATTAGATGTGTGGGAGCACGCTTATTACCTCAAATACCAGAACAAAAGGCCGGACTATATTAACAACTGGTGGAACCTCGTGAATTGGGATTTTGTTGCGAAAAGAATGATGTAA
- a CDS encoding alpha-N-arabinofuranosidase: MRSFFSALVLLLLSVSFSFSQSTAKLYINASDPRVTISRHIYGHFSEHLGRCIYDGFWVGENSTIPNKGRIRLDIVEALKKIKIPNLRWPGGCFADEYHWRDGIGSRKQRPTMINTNWGNVTEDNSFGTHEFLELCNMLGCEPYITGNVGSGTVSEMNNWVEYLNFDGQSPLTTLRKENGRDKPWNVSFWGVGNESWGCGGNMTPEYYANEYKRYATFAKNYPNARLKKIACGASDGNYNWTDVLMQNVGTRMWGLSLHYYTVPKSWGDKGSATSFDEKEYFTTMKKCLFMDELVTRHGTIMDKYDPDKRVALVVDEWGIWTNVEPGSNPAFLYQQNSLRDALVAGTTLNIFNNHADRVRMANLAQTVNVLQSLVLTQGNKMLLTPTYHVFDLYKVHQDAKLLPLQLSVPDYQYGDQKIPAVNASASVDSTGAIHISLVNLDAAHTIPVKTTISGSDWHTVEGQVLTAAKFTDINTFDQPGNIRPVPFSHARKEGDQLVANLPPLSVVVLTLK, encoded by the coding sequence ATGAGATCATTTTTTTCAGCACTAGTACTGCTGCTGTTATCGGTGTCTTTTTCATTTTCCCAGTCAACGGCAAAACTCTATATCAATGCCAGTGACCCCAGGGTAACCATCAGCCGGCATATCTACGGCCATTTCTCCGAACACCTGGGTCGTTGTATTTATGACGGCTTCTGGGTGGGCGAGAACAGCACCATCCCTAACAAAGGACGTATCCGCCTGGATATTGTAGAAGCGCTGAAAAAAATAAAGATACCCAACCTGCGATGGCCCGGCGGCTGTTTCGCCGATGAATACCATTGGCGCGACGGGATCGGTTCGCGCAAACAACGCCCCACAATGATCAATACCAACTGGGGCAATGTAACGGAAGACAACAGCTTTGGTACACACGAATTCCTGGAGCTTTGCAACATGCTGGGCTGTGAACCTTATATCACAGGCAATGTAGGAAGCGGTACGGTAAGCGAAATGAACAACTGGGTGGAATACCTGAATTTCGACGGACAAAGTCCGCTCACAACACTGAGAAAAGAAAATGGCCGAGACAAGCCATGGAATGTGTCTTTCTGGGGTGTGGGCAATGAGAGCTGGGGCTGCGGCGGGAATATGACGCCTGAATATTATGCGAATGAATACAAGCGTTATGCAACATTCGCGAAGAATTACCCCAACGCGAGGTTGAAAAAAATTGCCTGCGGAGCGAGTGATGGAAATTACAACTGGACCGATGTACTCATGCAAAATGTTGGTACGCGTATGTGGGGACTATCGTTGCATTATTACACCGTTCCCAAATCATGGGGCGATAAGGGGTCTGCCACTTCCTTTGATGAAAAAGAATATTTCACTACCATGAAAAAATGCCTTTTCATGGATGAGCTGGTAACACGCCACGGTACCATCATGGATAAATACGATCCCGATAAACGGGTAGCCCTGGTGGTAGATGAATGGGGTATCTGGACGAACGTAGAGCCCGGCAGCAATCCTGCATTCCTTTACCAGCAAAACAGCCTGCGCGATGCATTGGTGGCGGGTACCACGCTCAATATTTTCAATAACCATGCCGATAGGGTAAGGATGGCGAACCTGGCGCAAACGGTGAACGTATTACAATCGCTGGTATTGACACAGGGTAATAAAATGTTGCTTACGCCTACTTACCATGTATTCGATCTTTACAAAGTGCATCAGGATGCCAAATTGTTGCCGTTACAATTGAGTGTGCCCGACTACCAATATGGAGATCAGAAAATACCGGCAGTCAATGCATCTGCATCGGTTGATTCAACCGGTGCTATCCATATATCTTTGGTGAACCTCGATGCTGCGCATACTATTCCTGTTAAGACAACCATCAGCGGATCGGACTGGCATACGGTTGAAGGGCAGGTGCTGACTGCTGCGAAGTTCACAGATATCAATACTTTTGATCAACCGGGTAATATCCGGCCGGTACCATTCAGTCATGCTAGAAAAGAAGGAGATCAATTGGTGGCCAACCTGCCGCCTTTATCGGTTGTGGTACTGACATTGAAATAA
- a CDS encoding OsmC family protein: protein MRTITKWVSALAFDATADTGHTVRIDTAVESGGLGSGMNPKRMLLGSLAGCSGMDVVDILRKMKVNFTKLEIDTSAEQTEEHPKVFKFINMIYRCDAPAEDIDKVNRAVALSHEKYCGISAMLSKHCKIDYKVELIG from the coding sequence ATGAGAACGATCACCAAATGGGTGTCGGCACTTGCTTTTGATGCAACGGCAGATACGGGGCATACGGTAAGGATAGACACAGCAGTGGAAAGCGGTGGATTGGGAAGCGGCATGAACCCCAAAAGAATGTTACTGGGATCGCTGGCAGGTTGCAGCGGCATGGATGTGGTAGATATCCTGCGTAAAATGAAAGTGAACTTCACCAAACTGGAAATAGATACTTCGGCTGAACAAACAGAAGAGCATCCCAAAGTATTCAAGTTTATTAATATGATCTATCGTTGTGATGCACCCGCCGAAGACATCGATAAAGTGAACCGTGCGGTAGCGCTCTCACACGAAAAATACTGTGGTATATCGGCTATGCTCTCCAAACATTGCAAGATCGATTACAAAGTAGAACTGATCGGTTAA
- a CDS encoding dipeptidase produces the protein MQVWKAYQEKHKDRFLEELLDLLRIPSVSARSEHKGDMIACAEAVKRRLQEAGADKVDIYTTAGHPIVYAEKNIDPAKPTVLVYGHYDVQPPDPLELWHSGPFEPLIKDGKIYARGSCDDKGQFYMHVKALETMVQTNSLPCNVKFLIEGEEEVGSPNLATFVKANKALLKADVILISDTSMLSMETPSIDIGVRGLSYIEVEVTGPNRDLHSGVYGGAVANPITMLARMIASCHDENNHITIPGFYDDVIEATPEERAKMAQAPFSEEAYKKDLGINSLWGEKGYTTNERTGIRPTLELNGIWGGYTGEGAKTVLPSKAYAKISCRLVPNQSSEKITEKLLNYFKRIAPAGVTVKAEEHHGGEPYMTPIDSNAYKAAAKAIQTTFGKEPIPVRGGGSIPICALFEKELGIKIVFMGFGLDSDNLHSPNEKFDVFNFYKGIETIPYFHQYYGEMQ, from the coding sequence ATGCAGGTTTGGAAAGCGTACCAGGAAAAACACAAAGACCGTTTTCTTGAAGAACTACTCGATCTATTGCGCATACCCAGTGTAAGTGCACGCAGCGAGCACAAAGGCGATATGATCGCTTGCGCCGAAGCAGTGAAGCGGCGCTTACAGGAAGCCGGTGCCGATAAAGTTGATATATATACTACTGCAGGACACCCTATCGTGTATGCCGAAAAGAACATCGATCCTGCCAAACCCACTGTGCTGGTATACGGGCACTACGATGTGCAGCCGCCCGATCCGCTGGAACTATGGCACAGCGGGCCTTTCGAGCCGCTGATCAAAGATGGTAAGATCTATGCACGCGGCTCCTGCGACGACAAAGGCCAGTTTTACATGCACGTGAAAGCACTGGAAACCATGGTGCAAACCAATAGCCTGCCATGCAATGTCAAGTTCCTCATTGAAGGCGAAGAAGAAGTAGGTAGTCCCAACCTGGCCACTTTTGTAAAAGCCAACAAAGCATTGCTTAAAGCCGATGTGATACTGATCAGCGATACTTCCATGCTGAGCATGGAAACGCCTTCCATCGACATAGGCGTGCGTGGTCTCAGTTATATTGAAGTGGAAGTAACAGGGCCCAACCGTGACCTGCACAGCGGTGTATATGGCGGCGCTGTAGCCAACCCCATTACCATGCTGGCCAGGATGATCGCTTCCTGCCACGATGAAAACAACCACATTACCATACCTGGTTTTTACGACGATGTGATAGAGGCTACTCCCGAAGAGCGTGCTAAAATGGCGCAAGCGCCTTTCAGCGAAGAAGCGTATAAAAAAGACCTGGGCATCAACAGTCTGTGGGGTGAAAAAGGATATACGACGAATGAAAGAACGGGTATCCGTCCTACACTGGAACTGAATGGCATCTGGGGCGGTTATACCGGCGAAGGAGCCAAAACGGTGCTACCTTCAAAAGCTTATGCCAAAATATCTTGCCGCCTCGTTCCCAACCAGTCGTCTGAGAAAATCACAGAGAAATTATTGAATTATTTCAAGCGCATCGCTCCTGCAGGCGTTACGGTGAAAGCCGAAGAACATCATGGCGGCGAACCTTATATGACGCCCATCGATTCCAATGCATACAAAGCGGCGGCAAAAGCCATTCAAACCACTTTTGGTAAAGAGCCCATACCGGTTCGCGGCGGCGGCAGCATTCCCATTTGTGCGCTCTTTGAAAAAGAACTGGGCATCAAGATCGTATTCATGGGATTTGGTCTCGACAGCGATAACCTGCACAGTCCGAATGAGAAATTCGATGTGTTCAATTTCTATAAAGGCATTGAAACCATCCCTTATTTTCACCAGTACTACGGAGAGATGCAATAA
- a CDS encoding sodium/solute symporter (Members of the Solute:Sodium Symporter (SSS), TC 2.A.21 as described in tcdb.org, catalyze solute:Na+ symport. Known solutes for members of the family include sugars, amino acids, nucleosides, inositols, vitamins, urea or anions, depending on the system.) — protein MNHQLEFRDGLIFVIYFIVVASYGYWVYRRKKKATTDTKDFFLAEGSLTWWAIGASLIASNISAEQFIGMSGDGFFAGIAVAAYEWIAALALIIIAVWFMPIYLKNKIYTMPQFLTTRYNGTVALIMAVFWLFLYVFVNLTSILYLGALAINGLLGGEYLHVVMIALALFAVIITLGGMKVIGYTDVIQVAVLIIGGLATTYMALTLVSEKFGLGKDALAGFKMLMKDAPDHFHMIFKKPVPGAPQLDVSKYLILPGVTMYFAGQWIVNLNYWGCNQYITQRALGANLQTARTGILFAGLLKLMMPVIVMLPGIAAYVLYKNGHLPQLANGSKDGAYSAVLGFLPNGLKGLSIAALTAAIVASLAGKANSISTIFTLDVYKKYLNKDAGEAKLVWVGRATIIIAMVVGILFTWSDLLGIGGEGGFTFIQKYTGFISPGIFAMFILGMFWKRTSGAAAIVGILVGFLASVFFNNHMAISMFGTETWFYTAFPNGKGGYEIPFLVCMGLSFLFTVIAMVLVSLAGPAVNPKAFVFEKGMFRVKPATVVMIVITLLLLSALYVRFW, from the coding sequence ATGAATCATCAACTGGAATTTAGAGACGGACTGATCTTCGTGATCTATTTTATTGTCGTAGCCTCTTATGGCTATTGGGTGTATCGCCGCAAAAAGAAAGCCACTACCGATACCAAAGATTTCTTCCTGGCCGAAGGATCATTAACCTGGTGGGCTATCGGCGCTTCACTCATCGCTTCCAATATTTCTGCCGAACAGTTTATTGGCATGAGCGGTGATGGTTTTTTTGCCGGTATCGCCGTAGCGGCTTACGAATGGATCGCCGCGCTGGCGCTGATCATTATTGCCGTATGGTTCATGCCCATATACCTCAAGAATAAAATATACACCATGCCCCAGTTCCTTACTACCCGCTATAATGGAACGGTGGCGCTGATCATGGCGGTATTCTGGCTCTTTTTGTATGTGTTCGTAAACCTCACTTCCATACTCTACCTCGGCGCTTTGGCCATCAACGGTTTGCTGGGCGGAGAATATTTACACGTGGTGATGATTGCACTGGCTTTGTTTGCCGTGATCATTACACTGGGTGGTATGAAAGTGATCGGTTATACCGATGTGATACAGGTAGCCGTTTTGATCATTGGAGGATTGGCAACAACCTATATGGCATTGACATTGGTAAGTGAGAAATTCGGCCTGGGCAAAGATGCCCTCGCCGGATTCAAGATGCTGATGAAAGATGCACCGGATCATTTCCACATGATATTTAAAAAACCTGTGCCCGGCGCGCCGCAATTGGATGTGAGCAAATACCTCATATTGCCGGGTGTTACCATGTATTTTGCCGGACAATGGATCGTTAACCTGAACTATTGGGGTTGTAACCAGTACATTACCCAGAGGGCGCTGGGAGCGAATTTACAGACGGCCAGGACAGGTATCCTGTTTGCCGGATTACTGAAACTGATGATGCCAGTGATCGTGATGCTGCCCGGTATCGCGGCGTATGTGCTGTATAAGAACGGACACCTTCCGCAATTGGCCAACGGCAGTAAAGACGGCGCTTATTCAGCCGTACTGGGTTTTCTGCCGAATGGATTGAAGGGACTTTCGATCGCTGCACTCACTGCGGCCATCGTAGCATCGCTGGCAGGCAAAGCCAATAGCATTTCCACCATCTTCACGCTCGACGTTTATAAAAAATACCTCAATAAGGACGCCGGTGAAGCCAAATTGGTATGGGTGGGAAGGGCTACCATCATCATCGCAATGGTGGTGGGTATTCTCTTTACCTGGAGCGATCTGTTAGGGATTGGCGGTGAAGGAGGCTTTACTTTTATTCAGAAATATACCGGCTTCATTAGTCCGGGTATCTTCGCCATGTTTATCCTGGGTATGTTCTGGAAAAGAACCAGCGGCGCTGCGGCCATCGTTGGTATCCTGGTAGGCTTTTTGGCATCGGTGTTCTTCAACAACCACATGGCCATTTCGATGTTCGGCACCGAAACATGGTTTTATACAGCTTTCCCCAACGGAAAAGGTGGATATGAAATTCCTTTCCTCGTTTGTATGGGACTCTCTTTCCTGTTCACTGTAATTGCCATGGTATTGGTAAGCCTGGCCGGACCTGCAGTAAACCCGAAAGCCTTTGTGTTCGAGAAAGGAATGTTCCGGGTAAAACCGGCAACCGTTGTAATGATCGTGATTACGTTGCTGCTGCTGTCGGCATTATATGTTCGATTCTGGTAA
- a CDS encoding NUDIX domain-containing protein gives MSIIQYKSYDRLLVAVDCIIFGFDGTELKALMIKRGFDPEMGKWSLMGGFVNQMESVDDAASRILNQLTGLSSIYMEQLHCFGDVKRDPGGRVVSVAYFALIKIDDYSEALMQEHNAKWFPLKKIPAMVFDHKQMIKLAQERLQQKVAQHPIGFALLPDKFTLQQLQGLYEAIYERQMDKRNFTRKILSFNILNKLNEKEKESSKKGAFYYVFDKKKYERMDKEGLKFL, from the coding sequence ATGAGTATTATTCAATACAAAAGCTACGACAGGTTGCTCGTGGCGGTAGACTGTATCATTTTCGGTTTTGATGGAACAGAACTGAAAGCATTGATGATCAAGAGAGGATTTGATCCGGAAATGGGCAAATGGTCACTCATGGGCGGCTTTGTAAACCAAATGGAAAGCGTAGATGATGCAGCCAGCAGGATACTGAACCAGCTAACCGGTCTCAGTTCAATCTATATGGAGCAATTGCATTGCTTCGGCGATGTGAAACGCGATCCCGGAGGAAGGGTGGTCTCTGTGGCTTATTTCGCATTGATAAAGATCGATGATTACAGTGAAGCGCTGATGCAGGAACACAATGCAAAATGGTTCCCGCTGAAAAAAATCCCTGCCATGGTATTTGATCATAAACAAATGATCAAGCTGGCGCAGGAAAGGCTGCAGCAAAAAGTAGCGCAGCATCCCATCGGGTTTGCGCTGTTGCCGGATAAGTTCACACTGCAACAATTGCAGGGACTGTATGAAGCGATCTATGAGCGGCAAATGGATAAAAGGAATTTTACCCGTAAAATACTTTCGTTCAACATCCTCAATAAACTGAATGAAAAAGAGAAAGAATCGTCGAAGAAAGGGGCATTCTATTATGTGTTTGACAAGAAGAAATACGAAAGGATGGACAAAGAAGGACTGAAATTTTTATAA
- a CDS encoding cation diffusion facilitator family transporter, with translation MQTAKQNYRVQLSITILSVVLFAAKIIAYQFTQSLSILTDALESIVNVIAGFIGLYSLYVAAKPRDMDHPYGHGKAEFVSAAAEGALIIAAGIMIVYETVLNIIRHSPLQELSIGLWLVGGTAVINFIAGGICIKIGKQNNSPALLASGKHLQIDTYSTLAVIAGLFVILFTGFAWLDKLIAFFLSVLVIYNGYKILRRSLAGIMDEADIELLNRFIRVLNEHRRENWIDLHNLRVIKYGSLLHVDCHLTVPWYLNVHEAHREIDALSALIKQQFGDALELMVHTDGCLPFSCSICTKQDCTVRQHPFEQKVEWTMKNLISDQKHRLA, from the coding sequence ATGCAAACCGCCAAGCAAAACTATCGCGTACAATTATCGATCACCATACTCAGTGTGGTATTGTTTGCTGCCAAGATTATCGCGTATCAGTTCACTCAATCCCTGTCAATACTAACCGACGCGCTGGAAAGTATTGTAAACGTGATAGCCGGATTCATTGGCCTTTACAGCTTATATGTGGCTGCCAAGCCGCGTGATATGGATCATCCTTATGGACATGGCAAAGCAGAATTCGTTTCAGCTGCTGCAGAAGGAGCGTTGATCATAGCAGCGGGTATCATGATCGTTTATGAAACTGTGCTCAACATTATCCGGCATAGTCCTTTACAGGAGCTGAGCATCGGTTTATGGCTGGTAGGTGGCACTGCAGTAATCAATTTCATAGCAGGCGGCATTTGCATCAAAATAGGAAAGCAAAACAATTCCCCTGCCCTGCTGGCAAGCGGCAAGCATTTACAGATAGATACTTATTCCACACTGGCTGTCATTGCCGGGCTGTTCGTGATCCTGTTCACCGGGTTTGCCTGGCTCGATAAGCTCATTGCTTTCTTTTTAAGCGTCCTTGTTATTTACAATGGTTACAAAATACTCCGGCGTTCTTTGGCGGGGATCATGGATGAAGCGGATATAGAATTGCTGAACCGTTTCATACGTGTACTGAACGAACACAGGCGGGAAAATTGGATCGACCTGCACAACCTGCGCGTAATCAAATACGGCAGTCTTTTGCATGTGGATTGTCATCTTACCGTTCCCTGGTACCTCAACGTACACGAAGCGCACCGCGAAATAGATGCACTCTCGGCCCTCATCAAACAACAATTCGGTGATGCACTCGAATTAATGGTGCATACCGATGGGTGCCTGCCCTTCAGTTGCAGTATCTGTACCAAGCAAGACTGTACTGTGCGTCAGCATCCCTTCGAACAAAAAGTAGAATGGACCATGAAGAACCTTATTTCCGATCAGAAACACCGATTGGCGTAA
- a CDS encoding RNA-binding S4 domain-containing protein, with product MMATAKEKLRVDKYLWAIRLFKTRSQAADACDKGKVKCQGTAIKASKTVNLGEEYEVKAESRKWVIKVTGLLDHRVQYSEAIQYYIDLTPAEEIDRIKYEAATYQTGKRLSKIGRPTKKQRRDLGDFLD from the coding sequence ATGATGGCAACCGCTAAAGAAAAGTTAAGGGTAGATAAATATCTCTGGGCCATCCGTTTGTTCAAAACGCGCAGCCAGGCGGCCGATGCCTGCGATAAAGGGAAAGTAAAATGCCAGGGAACTGCTATCAAAGCATCTAAAACCGTGAACCTGGGGGAAGAATATGAAGTCAAGGCCGAGTCGCGCAAATGGGTGATCAAAGTTACCGGCCTGCTCGACCACAGGGTTCAATACAGCGAAGCCATTCAATATTATATCGACCTCACGCCTGCCGAAGAGATCGACCGTATAAAATATGAAGCGGCCACCTATCAAACGGGTAAACGTTTGAGTAAGATTGGCCGCCCCACCAAGAAACAACGCAGAGACCTCGGCGACTTCCTGGATTGA
- a CDS encoding aldose epimerase family protein — protein sequence MKLRLSFYLFIGLLAATVTACKNHEQKASAGMGITKADFGEVDGKKVFLFTLTNSKGNQVKITNYGGTVTSWTSADKQGKRSDIVLGYDSLSGYLAHPPYFGALIGRYGNRIANGKFTLDGTTYTLATNNGKNHLHGGNKGFDKVVWDAVTENDSTPALVLSYVSKDGEEGYPGTLRVKVRYHYTNDDALEIEYWAETDKATPVNLTNHSYFNLTGDVSNTILDHRLWVDADHYTPVDTTLIPTGEIKAVKGTPFDFTQAEKIGARIASVPGGYDHNFVLNKKDTAISLAAVLSDSTSGRKLEVFTTEPGLQFYSGNFLDGTLKTSAGKAINQHTGLCLETQHFPDSPNEPAFSSTILMPGKQYHSLTRYKLSLQ from the coding sequence ATGAAACTACGATTGTCATTTTATCTCTTCATTGGATTGCTGGCTGCAACGGTTACAGCCTGCAAAAATCACGAACAAAAAGCATCAGCCGGTATGGGCATTACAAAAGCAGATTTTGGAGAAGTAGATGGGAAAAAAGTATTCCTGTTTACGCTTACCAATAGTAAAGGAAACCAGGTAAAGATTACCAATTATGGTGGCACCGTTACATCCTGGACCAGTGCCGATAAGCAGGGTAAAAGATCCGATATCGTGCTGGGCTACGATAGCTTAAGCGGTTATCTTGCTCATCCGCCATATTTTGGGGCGCTGATCGGCCGTTATGGAAATCGCATTGCCAATGGCAAGTTCACATTGGATGGCACTACTTATACTTTGGCTACCAACAACGGTAAAAATCACCTGCATGGCGGTAACAAAGGATTTGATAAAGTAGTATGGGATGCTGTTACCGAAAATGATTCAACACCTGCGTTGGTGTTGAGTTATGTAAGCAAGGACGGCGAAGAAGGATATCCCGGTACATTGCGTGTAAAAGTGCGCTATCATTATACGAACGATGATGCGTTGGAAATCGAATATTGGGCTGAGACCGATAAAGCCACTCCGGTGAATCTTACCAACCATTCTTATTTTAATTTAACAGGAGATGTGAGCAATACCATACTGGACCATCGTTTATGGGTTGATGCCGATCATTATACGCCGGTAGATACCACGTTGATACCTACAGGCGAGATCAAAGCAGTGAAAGGAACGCCATTCGATTTTACACAGGCAGAAAAGATAGGCGCCCGTATTGCTTCGGTACCTGGTGGCTATGACCATAATTTTGTGCTGAATAAGAAAGATACGGCTATATCATTGGCGGCAGTTTTATCCGATTCAACCAGCGGCAGGAAGCTGGAAGTCTTTACCACCGAACCGGGATTGCAATTTTATTCCGGTAACTTCCTTGATGGTACATTGAAAACTTCAGCAGGAAAAGCCATCAACCAGCATACAGGACTTTGTTTGGAAACACAACACTTCCCCGATTCACCCAATGAACCTGCTTTCTCCAGCACCATTCTGATGCCTGGCAAGCAATATCATTCATTGACACGATATAAACTGAGTCTTCAATAA
- the araA gene encoding L-arabinose isomerase yields MTNLKGLEVWFVTGSQHLYGEVTLQQVADHSKEIAQSLHASASIPVSVVFKPVVKTTEEIYALCAEANQSEKCIGIIAWMHTFSPAKMWINGLKILHKPVLHLHTQFNRDIPWNEIDMDFMNLNQSAHGDREFGFIMSRMRLRRKVVVGHWKDEQVLERINVWARAAAGWHDWQGARFVRFGDNMRFVAVTDGDKVEAELKFGYSVNTHGIGDLVAVINAVSEKEIDVLLEEYADTYTLASALQKGAAAYASLREAAKIELGLRRFLTAGNYKGFTDTFEDLHGMVQLPGIASQRMMAAGYGFGGEGDWKTAALVRAMKVMASGLPGGNSFMEDYTYHLDKQNPMVLGSHMLEICSSIAHGKPSCEIHPLGIGGKADPVRLVFNVADGNALNASIIDMGNRFRLLVNEVEAQAPVHALPKLPVARVLWKPYPDMYTGCAAWILAGGAHHTCYSQNLTAEHLEDFADMAGIEFSLIGKQTQLHQFKNELRWNDLYYQLNHQ; encoded by the coding sequence ATGACAAATCTGAAAGGACTGGAAGTTTGGTTTGTAACAGGAAGCCAACATTTATATGGGGAAGTTACTTTGCAACAAGTAGCGGATCATTCAAAAGAGATCGCTCAATCATTACATGCATCTGCATCTATACCTGTATCTGTTGTTTTCAAACCTGTAGTAAAAACAACAGAAGAAATTTATGCACTTTGCGCAGAAGCCAATCAATCTGAAAAATGCATTGGCATCATTGCATGGATGCATACTTTCTCACCTGCTAAAATGTGGATCAATGGCTTGAAAATATTGCACAAACCGGTGCTGCACCTGCATACTCAATTCAACAGGGACATTCCCTGGAATGAGATCGATATGGATTTTATGAACCTGAACCAGTCGGCACACGGCGACCGCGAATTCGGATTCATCATGAGCCGCATGCGGCTGCGCAGGAAAGTAGTGGTAGGTCATTGGAAGGATGAGCAGGTGTTAGAAAGGATCAACGTATGGGCCAGGGCCGCAGCAGGCTGGCACGATTGGCAGGGTGCACGGTTTGTACGTTTTGGAGACAATATGCGTTTCGTTGCTGTTACCGATGGAGACAAGGTAGAAGCGGAATTAAAATTCGGCTATTCCGTCAACACGCATGGGATCGGCGACCTGGTGGCCGTTATCAACGCAGTAAGCGAAAAAGAGATTGATGTGCTGTTAGAAGAATATGCTGATACATATACTCTGGCGTCTGCTTTGCAAAAAGGAGCGGCAGCATATGCGTCTCTCCGTGAAGCAGCAAAAATTGAACTGGGCCTGCGTCGTTTCTTAACAGCAGGCAACTACAAAGGCTTCACAGATACTTTTGAAGACCTGCATGGCATGGTGCAATTGCCAGGCATCGCATCACAGCGAATGATGGCCGCAGGCTATGGCTTTGGTGGCGAAGGCGATTGGAAAACGGCAGCATTGGTGCGCGCCATGAAAGTAATGGCAAGCGGCTTACCTGGTGGTAACTCTTTTATGGAAGATTATACTTATCATCTCGATAAACAAAATCCTATGGTATTGGGGTCGCATATGCTGGAGATCTGTTCTTCTATTGCGCATGGTAAACCTTCCTGTGAAATCCATCCGCTGGGCATTGGCGGTAAAGCAGATCCGGTAAGGCTTGTGTTCAATGTAGCAGATGGCAACGCCCTCAACGCATCGATCATTGATATGGGTAACCGGTTCCGCTTGCTGGTGAATGAAGTGGAAGCGCAAGCGCCGGTGCATGCCCTTCCCAAACTGCCTGTAGCAAGGGTGTTGTGGAAACCTTATCCTGATATGTACACCGGTTGTGCCGCCTGGATACTCGCGGGAGGCGCTCACCATACCTGCTATAGCCAGAACCTCACGGCAGAGCACCTGGAAGACTTTGCCGATATGGCGGGCATTGAATTTTCGCTGATCGGCAAGCAGACCCAATTGCACCAGTTCAAGAATGAACTGCGATGGAACGACCTGTATTATCAACTCAATCATCAATAA